A genomic region of Candidatus Atribacteria bacterium ADurb.Bin276 contains the following coding sequences:
- the acoA_4 gene encoding Acetoin:2,6-dichlorophenolindophenol oxidoreductase subunit alpha has translation MIEKDLARILLITMKKIRIFEEEAVKLFAAHELPGWLHSYIGEEAVAAGVCLALNPSDYIASTHRGHGHCIAKGVSLRKMMAELYGKETGYCKGRGGSMHIADFSLGMLGANGIVGGGIPIATGAALGSQMKKDGKVTVCFFGDGASNQGAFHESLNLASAWKLPIVYVCENNLYAETTPQAEHQAIHNIADRAVGYGMPGVTTDGMDVISVYKNAQTAIERARSGKGPTLLEAKTYRYRGHWEGDPQPYRTKADIEEWKKKDPIVNFERFLLDQKFITSNEIEALTEEIVNEINDAIEFGRTSPYADPQACLSTLYIH, from the coding sequence ATGATTGAAAAAGATTTGGCTCGAATCCTTCTCATAACCATGAAAAAGATCCGGATCTTTGAAGAGGAAGCAGTAAAGTTATTTGCTGCTCATGAATTACCGGGCTGGCTTCATAGTTATATCGGGGAAGAGGCTGTCGCTGCAGGCGTTTGTTTGGCGCTAAACCCTAGTGATTATATCGCCAGCACCCATCGAGGCCATGGTCACTGTATTGCCAAAGGAGTGTCTCTTCGGAAAATGATGGCTGAGTTATATGGCAAAGAAACCGGCTACTGCAAGGGAAGAGGGGGATCCATGCACATAGCTGACTTTTCCCTGGGAATGCTGGGTGCCAATGGAATTGTAGGAGGGGGTATTCCCATTGCTACTGGTGCGGCCTTGGGAAGTCAGATGAAAAAAGACGGCAAGGTTACGGTGTGCTTCTTTGGCGATGGAGCCTCGAATCAAGGTGCTTTTCATGAATCCCTCAATTTGGCTTCAGCCTGGAAACTCCCCATTGTATATGTATGTGAAAACAATCTTTATGCTGAAACCACACCACAAGCCGAGCATCAGGCAATCCATAATATTGCCGACCGGGCGGTGGGTTACGGGATGCCGGGAGTAACCACCGATGGCATGGATGTCATTTCAGTTTACAAAAACGCTCAAACGGCCATTGAAAGGGCTCGGTCAGGTAAAGGACCGACCCTATTGGAAGCTAAAACCTATCGATACCGCGGACATTGGGAAGGTGATCCTCAGCCATACCGGACCAAGGCTGATATCGAGGAATGGAAAAAGAAAGACCCCATCGTAAACTTTGAAAGGTTTCTCCTCGACCAAAAATTCATCACTTCCAATGAAATTGAAGCTCTTACCGAGGAGATTGTCAATGAAATTAATGATGCCATTGAATTCGGTCGTACCTCGCCTTATGCCGATCCACAAGCTTGCCTCTCTACACTTTATATACACTGA